One segment of Mobula birostris isolate sMobBir1 chromosome 27, sMobBir1.hap1, whole genome shotgun sequence DNA contains the following:
- the mul1 gene encoding mitochondrial ubiquitin ligase activator of NFKB 1 isoform X1, whose protein sequence is MAVLLGLGAAATAGTGTAFCYWRLRQARTAARHLQEAPRFPLDQDLKSVLLNAPGKCLPYAVVEGLVTPVNEILNSQFVDGCRGVIHRLVLKEHNAVWNRTTHLWNDCEKILHQRTNTVPFDLLTDGNFGVSVRVMKPLVSSELDLETVYKKFHPVVQTLPNIIVHYISGERPKGITEMEQMLRVGDVVTGVGELVLDNNLIKLQPPKQGLQYFICRLNFQSLVEKHKAKVTQWKVLTIVFGIVTCAALSYTLWRRYKQHKMKEEQTREEEEKLAMKKRRIQELGLTEEEVPQSACATCLIRERNCVFLKCGHICSCHECYKAQLVPKICPICKDPVSRVVLLYNS, encoded by the exons ATGGCGGTGCTGTTGGGTCTCGGAGCGGCGGCCACGGCCGGGACCGGGACCGCGTTTTGTTACTGGAGGCTCCGCCAGGCCCGCACCGCCGCCCGCCACCTGCAG GAAGCACCAAGATTTCCATTGGATCAAGACCTCAAGTCTGTTCTGTTAAATGCACCAGGGAAATGCCTTCCGTACGCtgtggtagaag GTTTGGTTACCCCTGTCAATGAGATTTTGAACAGCCAGTTTGTGGACGGTTGCAGAGGGGTAATACATCGGTTGGTTTTAAAAGAGCACAATGCAGTGTGGAATCGGACTACGCACCTTTG GAATGACTGTGAAAAGATTCTACATCAAAGGACTAACACTGTACCCTTTGACCTTCTGACTGATGGCAACTTTGGTGTATCAGTGAGGGTGATGAAACCCTTGGTATCATCCGAACTGGACCTGGAAACCGTGTACAAGAAGTTCCACCCCGTAGTGCAGACGCTCCCTAACATCATCGTTCATTATATTAGCGGTGAGCGACCGAAGGGGATCACAGAGATGGAACAAATGCTCAGAGTTGGCGATGTAGTAACAGGAGTTGGTGAACTTGTTTTGGACAACaatcttataaaacttcagcctCCTAAGCAAGGGCTTCAGTACTTCATCTGCAGACTCAATTTTCAGTCTCTCGTTGAGAAGCACAAGGCCAAGGTAACGCAGTGGAAAGTCTTGACTATTGTGTTTGGAATTGTAACATGTGCTGCTCTATCGTATACATTGTGGCGGCGGTATAAACAGCACAAGATGAAAGAGGAGCAGACgagggaggaggaagagaagCTGGCAATGAAGAAACGACGCATCCAGGAACTGGGCTTGACGGAAGAAGAGGTCCCTCAAAGTGCATGTGCCACCTGCCTGATCAGGGAGCGGAACTGTGTCTTTCTGAAATGTGGACACATTTGTTCCTGCCATGAATGCTATAAGGCTCAACTCGTTCCCAAAATATGCCCCATCTGTAAAGATCCTGTCTCCAGAGTAGTTCTGTTGTATAATAGCTGA
- the mul1 gene encoding mitochondrial ubiquitin ligase activator of NFKB 1 isoform X2, with translation MAVLLGLGAAATAGTGTAFCYWRLRQARTAARHLQEAPRFPLDQDLKSVLLNAPGKCLPYAVVEGLVTPVNEILNSQFVDGCRGVIHRLVLKEHNAVWNRTTHLWNDCEKILHQRTNTVPFDLLTDGNFGVSVRVMKPLVSSELDLETVYKKFHPVVQTLPNIIVHYISGERPKGITEMEQMLRVGDVVTGVGELVLDNNLIKLQPPKQGLQYFICRLNFQSLVEKHKAKPTQM, from the exons ATGGCGGTGCTGTTGGGTCTCGGAGCGGCGGCCACGGCCGGGACCGGGACCGCGTTTTGTTACTGGAGGCTCCGCCAGGCCCGCACCGCCGCCCGCCACCTGCAG GAAGCACCAAGATTTCCATTGGATCAAGACCTCAAGTCTGTTCTGTTAAATGCACCAGGGAAATGCCTTCCGTACGCtgtggtagaag GTTTGGTTACCCCTGTCAATGAGATTTTGAACAGCCAGTTTGTGGACGGTTGCAGAGGGGTAATACATCGGTTGGTTTTAAAAGAGCACAATGCAGTGTGGAATCGGACTACGCACCTTTG GAATGACTGTGAAAAGATTCTACATCAAAGGACTAACACTGTACCCTTTGACCTTCTGACTGATGGCAACTTTGGTGTATCAGTGAGGGTGATGAAACCCTTGGTATCATCCGAACTGGACCTGGAAACCGTGTACAAGAAGTTCCACCCCGTAGTGCAGACGCTCCCTAACATCATCGTTCATTATATTAGCGGTGAGCGACCGAAGGGGATCACAGAGATGGAACAAATGCTCAGAGTTGGCGATGTAGTAACAGGAGTTGGTGAACTTGTTTTGGACAACaatcttataaaacttcagcctCCTAAGCAAGGGCTTCAGTACTTCATCTGCAGACTCAATTTTCAGTCTCTCGTTGAGAAGCACAAGGCCAAG CCCACCCAAATGTAA